A genomic window from Streptomyces brevispora includes:
- a CDS encoding cell division protein SepF translates to MGSVRKASAWLGLVEDNDERYYDDDEYSEGVRTGTGQAWVTDPRVQVASETAKETGHRIATVTPDSFRDARSIGELFRDGVPVIMNLTAMDSADAKRVVDFAAGLIFGLRGSIDRVATRVFLLTPADTQVVSGEAAGRPADGFFNQS, encoded by the coding sequence ATGGGATCGGTGCGCAAGGCGAGTGCCTGGCTGGGCCTCGTAGAGGACAACGACGAGCGGTACTACGACGACGACGAGTACTCCGAGGGTGTACGGACCGGGACCGGACAGGCCTGGGTGACCGATCCGCGGGTGCAGGTGGCGTCCGAGACGGCCAAGGAGACGGGCCACCGGATCGCCACTGTGACCCCGGACAGCTTCCGGGACGCCCGGAGCATCGGTGAGCTCTTCCGGGACGGCGTCCCGGTGATCATGAACCTCACCGCCATGGACTCCGCCGACGCCAAGCGCGTGGTGGACTTCGCCGCAGGGCTGATCTTCGGACTGCGCGGGTCGATCGACCGCGTGGCCACCCGGGTCTTCCTGCTGACCCCCGCCGACACCCAGGTGGTCAGCGGCGAAGCCGCCGGCCGGCCGGCCGACGGCTTCTTCAACCAGAGCTGA
- a CDS encoding acyl-CoA dehydrogenase family protein: MSTAPSSKVPPFDPRDPIGIDDLLSAEDLAIRDTVRAWAADRVLPHIAEWYENGELPGIRDLARELGSLGALGMSLEGYGCAGATAVQYGLACLELEAADSGIRSLVSVQGSLAMYAIHRFGSEEQKQRWLPGMAAGEIIGCFGLTEPDHGSDPAGMRTHARRDGEDWVLSGRKMWITNGSVAGVAVVWAQTGEDGAGAGIRGFVVPTDAPGFAAPEIRHKWSLRASVTSELILDDVRLPADAVLPGVTGLRGPLGCLSHARYGIVWGAMGAARASFEAAVDYARTREQFGKPIGGFQLTQAKLADMAVELHKGILLAHHLGRRMDAGRLRPEQVSFGKLNNVREAIEICRTSRTILGANGISLEYPVMRHATNLESVLTYEGTVEMHQLVLGKALTGLDAFR, translated from the coding sequence ATGTCCACCGCTCCGTCCTCGAAAGTCCCGCCCTTCGACCCCCGCGACCCGATCGGCATCGACGACCTCCTGAGCGCCGAGGATCTCGCGATCCGCGACACCGTACGGGCCTGGGCCGCCGACCGGGTCCTGCCGCACATCGCCGAGTGGTACGAGAACGGCGAGCTGCCCGGTATCCGCGACCTGGCCCGCGAACTCGGTTCGCTCGGGGCCCTGGGCATGTCCCTGGAGGGCTACGGCTGCGCGGGCGCCACCGCCGTCCAGTACGGGCTGGCCTGCCTGGAGCTCGAAGCGGCCGACTCCGGGATCCGCTCGCTCGTCTCCGTGCAGGGCTCCCTCGCCATGTACGCCATCCACCGTTTCGGCTCCGAGGAGCAGAAGCAGCGGTGGCTGCCCGGCATGGCGGCCGGCGAGATCATCGGCTGCTTCGGCCTCACCGAACCCGACCACGGCTCCGACCCGGCAGGGATGCGGACCCACGCCAGGCGCGACGGCGAGGACTGGGTGCTCAGCGGCCGCAAGATGTGGATCACCAACGGCTCGGTCGCCGGGGTCGCCGTGGTGTGGGCGCAGACCGGCGAGGACGGCGCGGGCGCCGGCATCCGCGGCTTCGTCGTGCCGACCGACGCGCCGGGGTTCGCCGCACCCGAGATCAGGCACAAGTGGTCCCTGCGCGCCTCGGTCACCAGCGAGCTGATCCTCGACGACGTGCGGCTGCCGGCCGATGCCGTGCTGCCCGGCGTCACCGGCCTGCGTGGGCCGCTCGGCTGTCTCAGCCATGCCCGTTACGGCATCGTCTGGGGAGCCATGGGTGCGGCACGGGCCAGCTTCGAGGCGGCCGTGGACTACGCGCGGACCCGTGAGCAGTTCGGTAAGCCGATCGGCGGCTTCCAGCTCACCCAGGCCAAGCTCGCCGACATGGCGGTCGAACTCCACAAGGGCATCCTGCTCGCCCATCACCTGGGCCGCCGGATGGACGCCGGCAGGCTCCGCCCGGAGCAGGTCAGCTTCGGAAAGCTGAACAACGTGCGGGAGGCCATCGAGATCTGCCGCACCTCGCGCACGATCCTCGGCGCCAACGGGATCTCGCTGGAGTACCCGGTGATGCGGCATGCGACGAATCTGGAGTCGGTGCTCACCTACGAGGGAACCGTGGAGATGCACCAGCTGGTGCTGGGCAAGGCGCTCACCGGTCTGGACGCGTTCCGGTGA
- a CDS encoding MFS transporter, with translation MSGTTTARIRLRAAADGANRWVVLVVLCLSLLLVALDATVLHVAVPAVTEDLRPSAVGLLWIVDAYPLVCASLLILFGTLGDRVGRRRILLLGYALFGVASAVAAMADSAGVLIAARALLGVGGAMIMPATLSILRQVFPDRRERAVAIGVWSAVAAVGAATGPVVGGFLVEHFWWGSVFLINIPLMALILPVGRLLLPESRGSDDGPWDVFGALMAAAGVLGVVLGVKRAGTGEGLLGPATLAPLLIGAALLVAFVRRQKRRTHPLIDMGMFARPAFTTAVGCIVLAMLALVGLELIAVQYLQLVLGLSPLETGLRLLPLTFAAMAAGATGSYTLRRIGPRRMVGWGFVLTAAAVLMLTAMGQHDRPGLLTVSFVVLGFGLQSTLFGAYESMLSEAPADRAGGAAAIGETSYQLGAGMGIALLGSVMNAAYAPGLARLPEAGVPTSAGAAASHSLGEAYQVASQLGGPLGQVLRSTARHAFVDGLHITLLVSAALLLLGALAALRLPRLMECPPPLCEPRASMEGRRAADARESEDPRGYRGHEAPVAERPKVLLPLPVARRPAEATGSGRTAH, from the coding sequence ATGTCCGGGACGACCACAGCCCGAATCCGCCTGCGCGCAGCCGCCGACGGTGCCAATCGATGGGTCGTCCTGGTCGTCCTCTGCCTCAGCCTGCTGCTCGTGGCGCTCGATGCGACGGTGCTGCATGTCGCCGTCCCCGCCGTCACCGAGGACCTGCGGCCCAGCGCCGTCGGGCTCCTGTGGATCGTCGACGCGTATCCGCTGGTCTGCGCGTCGCTGCTGATCCTCTTCGGCACTCTCGGTGACCGGGTCGGGCGGCGGCGCATCCTGCTGCTCGGCTACGCGCTCTTCGGGGTCGCCTCCGCCGTCGCCGCCATGGCCGACAGCGCGGGCGTGCTCATAGCGGCACGGGCCCTGCTCGGTGTCGGCGGCGCGATGATCATGCCCGCCACCCTGTCCATCCTCCGCCAGGTCTTTCCGGACCGGCGTGAGCGGGCCGTGGCGATCGGGGTGTGGTCCGCGGTCGCCGCGGTCGGCGCCGCCACCGGACCGGTCGTCGGCGGCTTTCTCGTCGAGCACTTCTGGTGGGGCTCGGTCTTCCTGATCAACATTCCGCTGATGGCCCTGATCCTCCCGGTCGGCCGGCTGCTGCTCCCGGAGTCCCGCGGCAGCGACGACGGCCCCTGGGACGTGTTCGGTGCGCTGATGGCGGCGGCCGGTGTCCTCGGAGTGGTCCTGGGCGTGAAGCGGGCGGGCACCGGCGAGGGTCTCCTCGGGCCGGCCACGCTCGCGCCCCTGCTGATCGGGGCCGCACTGCTCGTCGCGTTCGTCCGCCGCCAGAAACGGCGGACGCACCCGCTGATCGACATGGGGATGTTCGCCAGACCCGCCTTCACCACCGCGGTGGGCTGCATCGTCCTCGCGATGCTCGCCCTGGTCGGCCTGGAGCTGATCGCCGTCCAGTACCTCCAGCTCGTCCTGGGCCTCAGCCCGCTGGAGACGGGCCTGCGGCTGCTGCCGCTCACCTTCGCCGCGATGGCCGCGGGCGCCACCGGCTCGTACACCCTGCGCCGTATCGGGCCGCGCCGGATGGTCGGCTGGGGTTTCGTCCTGACGGCCGCGGCGGTGCTGATGCTGACCGCGATGGGGCAGCACGACCGGCCCGGCCTGCTGACGGTGTCCTTCGTCGTGCTCGGCTTCGGCCTGCAGTCCACGCTCTTCGGTGCCTACGAGTCGATGCTCAGCGAGGCCCCCGCGGACCGGGCCGGCGGGGCGGCCGCGATAGGCGAGACCTCGTACCAGCTGGGCGCCGGCATGGGGATCGCGCTGCTCGGTAGTGTCATGAACGCCGCGTACGCCCCGGGCCTCGCGCGGCTCCCCGAAGCGGGCGTCCCCACCTCGGCCGGCGCCGCCGCCTCCCACTCGCTCGGCGAGGCGTACCAGGTCGCCTCGCAACTGGGCGGCCCGCTCGGCCAGGTGCTGCGCTCCACGGCCCGGCACGCCTTCGTCGACGGGCTGCACATCACGCTGCTGGTCAGCGCCGCCCTGCTGCTGCTCGGCGCACTCGCCGCGCTGCGGCTGCCGCGGCTGATGGAGTGCCCGCCGCCGCTCTGCGAACCCCGCGCATCCATGGAGGGCCGCCGGGCGGCCGACGCCCGGGAGAGCGAGGATCCCCGCGGGTACCGGGGCCACGAAGCGCCGGTCGCGGAGCGGCCCAAGGTGCTGCTTCCGCTCCCCGTCGCGCGGCGGCCTGCCGAGGCGACCGGCTCTGGACGCACGGCACACTGA
- a CDS encoding phosphatase PAP2 family protein, giving the protein MRTDIFARLDREPEPPKIETPRMSRHRIALFGGTLAFYLAIVIAVLMSSWLVTLDWKVMLFRPYQQWPGIHAFLDYYVVLGQRGPTAVMVACWLGWRSWRQHTLRPLLTLGASLLLLNATVGAVKYGLGRLGPHYATQVGSAELFAGGDIFPSGHTANAVVTWGILAYLAATPRARRYLSAMSAVVSLGVGLTTVYLGTHWLSDVVLGWAAGLLILLGLPWVEPLITRAENWIFAARERLSAHSRLVPSPPVAAGGPRPVPAGPPAVGDAAAQNPVREPVAAGGRQAAVITAAGRPRAHPAPPAHQSHAVRSERTPVTPAGSRRPPHADRTPRGGTAPARPVTGG; this is encoded by the coding sequence GTGCGTACCGACATCTTCGCCCGCCTGGACCGGGAGCCGGAACCGCCGAAGATAGAGACACCGCGGATGAGCCGTCACCGCATCGCTCTCTTCGGCGGGACGTTGGCGTTCTATCTCGCCATCGTCATTGCCGTGCTCATGTCGTCCTGGCTGGTGACCCTGGACTGGAAGGTCATGCTCTTCCGGCCGTACCAGCAGTGGCCCGGAATCCATGCGTTCCTCGACTACTACGTCGTACTCGGCCAGCGCGGACCCACGGCCGTCATGGTCGCCTGCTGGCTCGGCTGGCGCTCCTGGCGGCAGCACACGCTGCGGCCGCTGCTGACGCTGGGCGCCTCACTGCTGCTGCTCAACGCGACGGTCGGGGCGGTCAAGTACGGCCTCGGCCGGCTCGGCCCGCACTACGCGACCCAGGTCGGCTCGGCCGAACTCTTCGCCGGCGGCGATATATTTCCCTCCGGGCACACCGCCAACGCGGTCGTGACCTGGGGAATCCTTGCCTACCTGGCCGCCACCCCGCGGGCCAGGCGCTATCTGTCGGCGATGTCCGCAGTCGTGTCCCTCGGGGTCGGCCTGACGACGGTCTACCTCGGTACGCACTGGCTCAGCGACGTGGTGCTGGGCTGGGCTGCGGGTCTGCTGATCCTGCTCGGCCTGCCGTGGGTCGAGCCGCTGATCACCCGGGCGGAGAACTGGATCTTCGCCGCCCGCGAGCGGCTGAGTGCCCACAGCAGGCTCGTGCCGTCCCCGCCGGTGGCAGCGGGCGGCCCCAGGCCGGTTCCGGCCGGACCGCCGGCCGTGGGCGATGCCGCCGCGCAGAACCCGGTCCGCGAACCGGTGGCCGCGGGTGGACGCCAGGCGGCGGTGATCACGGCCGCGGGCCGCCCGCGCGCCCACCCGGCCCCTCCCGCGCACCAGAGTCACGCGGTGCGCTCCGAGCGCACGCCGGTCACCCCGGCCGGCAGCCGCCGCCCGCCGCACGCGGACCGCACACCGCGCGGCGGTACGGCTCCGGCCCGGCCGGTGACGGGCGGCTGA
- a CDS encoding I78 family peptidase inhibitor produces the protein MAPIPTPSAQPDDTPGAYVGLTSETAERRARERGWDTVRALPPGTVITMEFQRGRINFEVDGGVVKRCWIG, from the coding sequence ATGGCACCCATACCGACTCCTTCCGCCCAGCCCGACGACACGCCCGGCGCGTATGTCGGCCTCACCTCCGAAACCGCCGAACGGCGGGCCCGGGAGCGTGGCTGGGACACGGTCAGAGCCCTGCCGCCGGGCACCGTCATCACCATGGAGTTCCAGCGCGGCCGGATCAACTTCGAGGTCGACGGCGGCGTCGTGAAGCGCTGCTGGATCGGCTGA
- the der gene encoding ribosome biogenesis GTPase Der: MNDQIHSGGSDHEHGALGDAEYAEFMELAAQEGFDPEDVEGAIGEAGHGPLPALAIVGRPNVGKSTLVNRIIGRREAVVQDKPGVTRDRVSYEAEWAGRRFKVVDTGGWEQDVLGLDASVAAQAEYAIETADAVVFVVDSTVGATDTDEAVVKLLRRSGKPVVLCANKVDGQSGEADATALWSLGLGQPHPVSSLHGRGTGDMLDAVLEALPEAPAQSFGTALGGPRRIALIGRPNVGKSSLLNKVANEDRVVVNEQAGTTRDPVDELITLGGITWKFIDTAGIRRRVHLQEGADYYASLRTAAAVEKAEVAVILIDSSESISVQDQRIITMAVEAGRAIVVAFNKWDTLDEERRYYLEREIETELAQVAWAPRVNVSALTGRHMEKLVPAIETALEGWETRVPTGRLNAFLGEIVASHPHPIRGGKQPRILFGTQAGTKPPRFVLFASGFLEHGYRRFVERRLREEFGFEGTPIHISVRVREKRGRNK; the protein is encoded by the coding sequence ATGAACGACCAGATTCACTCCGGCGGCTCGGACCACGAGCACGGAGCGCTTGGCGATGCCGAGTACGCGGAGTTCATGGAGCTCGCCGCGCAGGAGGGGTTCGACCCCGAGGACGTCGAGGGCGCGATCGGTGAGGCCGGTCACGGACCGCTTCCCGCTCTCGCCATCGTCGGCCGCCCCAACGTCGGCAAGTCGACCCTGGTGAACCGGATCATCGGCCGTCGTGAGGCCGTCGTCCAGGACAAGCCCGGCGTCACCCGTGACCGCGTCAGCTACGAGGCCGAATGGGCGGGCCGCCGCTTCAAGGTCGTCGACACCGGCGGCTGGGAGCAGGACGTGCTCGGGCTGGACGCCTCCGTCGCGGCCCAGGCCGAGTACGCCATCGAGACGGCCGACGCGGTCGTCTTCGTGGTCGACTCCACCGTCGGCGCCACCGACACCGACGAGGCCGTCGTCAAGCTGCTGCGCCGGTCCGGCAAGCCCGTCGTGCTCTGCGCCAACAAGGTGGACGGACAGAGCGGTGAGGCGGACGCCACCGCGCTCTGGTCGCTCGGCCTCGGCCAGCCGCACCCGGTCTCCTCGCTGCACGGCCGCGGCACCGGCGACATGCTCGACGCCGTCCTGGAAGCACTCCCCGAGGCGCCGGCCCAGTCGTTCGGCACCGCGCTCGGCGGGCCGCGCCGCATCGCGCTGATCGGCCGCCCCAACGTCGGCAAGTCCTCGCTGCTGAACAAGGTGGCCAACGAGGACCGTGTCGTCGTCAACGAACAGGCCGGAACCACCCGTGACCCGGTCGACGAGCTGATCACGCTCGGCGGCATCACCTGGAAGTTCATCGACACGGCGGGCATCCGGCGCCGGGTCCACCTCCAGGAGGGCGCGGACTACTACGCCTCGCTGCGTACCGCGGCTGCCGTGGAGAAGGCCGAGGTCGCCGTCATCCTGATCGACTCCAGCGAGTCGATCAGCGTCCAGGACCAGCGCATCATCACCATGGCCGTCGAGGCCGGACGCGCGATCGTCGTCGCCTTCAACAAGTGGGACACCCTCGACGAGGAGCGCCGCTACTACCTGGAGCGCGAGATCGAGACGGAGCTCGCGCAGGTCGCGTGGGCCCCGCGGGTCAATGTCTCCGCCCTCACCGGCCGCCACATGGAGAAGCTGGTCCCGGCGATCGAGACCGCGCTGGAAGGCTGGGAGACCCGTGTTCCGACGGGCCGGCTGAACGCCTTCCTCGGCGAGATCGTCGCTTCCCACCCGCACCCGATCCGCGGCGGCAAGCAGCCCCGGATCCTCTTCGGCACTCAGGCGGGCACCAAGCCGCCGCGCTTCGTGCTCTTCGCCTCCGGCTTCCTGGAGCATGGCTACCGGCGCTTCGTCGAGCGCCGGCTGCGCGAGGAGTTCGGCTTCGAGGGCACCCCGATCCACATCTCGGTGCGGGTCCGCGAGAAGCGCGGCCGCAACAAGTAG